The DNA window TCAACCGTGGGTTCGACGACTGTCGCCCGGGGCCTGCTCACGCGCCGACCTGCCGTAGTCGCGCACGACGGTGGCGACTCGCAGGCGGTAGTCCTCGAAGACGCCCCCTCGCCCCCGCGCTTGCGCGGCCCGGTGTGCCTCCAGGCGGCGCCAGGACTCGACGGCGGCCTCGTCCCGCCAGAAGGACAGCGACAGCAACAGGTTCGGATTTGAGAGGCTCTGGAAGCGCTCGATGGAGATGAACCCATCGACCTCTGCGAGCAGGGGGCGGAGCCCCGCGGCCAGGTCCAGGTACTCCTGGCGGCCCTCGTCGTGGAGTCGGACCTCGAAGATGACGGCGATCATGTCGTGTGCTCCCGAGGGTGGAGGTGAAGTCGCGGCAGCAGGGGAACCCGGCCGTTGACGGACGGCTGGAACCCCGCGTCGGAGAAGGCGGCGCGGTGCGAGACGAGGTCGGTGGCGAACAGCACCTCCAGCGCGCCGAGTGAGAGAGACCGCGCCAACGCCGCTCCCGGGCAGGTGTGGCGCCCCTTCCCGAAGGTCGCGAGGTCCAACTGCTCGCGGTGGAGGTCGAACTGGTGCGGCGCGCGATGGACCGAGGGGTCACGGTTGGCGGCTGCGAGGACCACCAGGACGGTGTCTCCCGCGCGCAGCGCCTGGCCATCGATGACCGCGTCCTCCGAAAGGAAGCGACGCGTGTTCTGGACGGGAGGGTCGAACCGCAGCACCTCGTCGAGCAGACGCGGCAGCAACTCCGGGCGACTGGAGACCTGGGCGTAAACGGAGGGGTCCGCCATCGCGGCCCGCAGCGCGTTGCCCAGCAGGCCCGCTGTCGCGTCATGCGTCTGCACCAGCAGCCCGATGGCATTGGCGACGATGACCGCGGCCGACTCCGCATCGGCCTGCTCGCGAGACAATGCGCCAGGAGCCACGGAGGACGCGCCCAGCTCGCGAGACAGGAGGGCCAGCGGCCCGTCCTCGGAGTCGGCCACGCGCGCGTGGAACACCGCCATCAGCCGCTCCGCCGCGAGCGCGCCTTCGCGCACCTGCTCCGCGTCCGCCCCCGGCGCCATGCCCCGGACGAGCGCTCCGGTCCACGAGGCCACCTCGGACAGGCCCCCAGGCCCGAGCCCCAGCAGCGCCCCGACGGCCTGGACCGGCAGCCGGAACACCAGCTCCCGCAACGGCACCTTCTCCGCGATGAGCCGCCGCGCCTGGCGCCGCCCCTCCTCCGCGCCCTGCTCAGCGCCGAGCGTCCCCAGCACCGTCGTGAGCGCGCGTCGCACCACGAGATGGAACGGCCCCTCGTTCATCCGCGCCAGCCGACCGAACACCTCCGCCGAGGCCAGCCCCTGGAGCACCCGAGGCACCGGCTCCGAGCGTGGCCGGACCCGGCAGGCGAGCGAGGACAGCACGGCCCCCACCGCCCGGGCGCTGGAGGCCACCCACAGGCCCAGCGCGTCGTCCCGGTAGAAGGGGCGGCGTGCGACGAGGTCCGCGTA is part of the Myxococcus landrumus genome and encodes:
- a CDS encoding cytochrome P450, with translation MSPSNPVVAVTHPDPYPFYADLVARRPFYRDDALGLWVASSARAVGAVLSSLACRVRPRSEPVPRVLQGLASAEVFGRLARMNEGPFHLVVRRALTTVLGTLGAEQGAEEGRRQARRLIAEKVPLRELVFRLPVQAVGALLGLGPGGLSEVASWTGALVRGMAPGADAEQVREGALAAERLMAVFHARVADSEDGPLALLSRELGASSVAPGALSREQADAESAAVIVANAIGLLVQTHDATAGLLGNALRAAMADPSVYAQVSSRPELLPRLLDEVLRFDPPVQNTRRFLSEDAVIDGQALRAGDTVLVVLAAANRDPSVHRAPHQFDLHREQLDLATFGKGRHTCPGAALARSLSLGALEVLFATDLVSHRAAFSDAGFQPSVNGRVPLLPRLHLHPREHTT
- a CDS encoding antibiotic biosynthesis monooxygenase family protein, with the protein product MIAVIFEVRLHDEGRQEYLDLAAGLRPLLAEVDGFISIERFQSLSNPNLLLSLSFWRDEAAVESWRRLEAHRAAQARGRGGVFEDYRLRVATVVRDYGRSAREQAPGDSRRTHG